Below is a window of Chelmon rostratus isolate fCheRos1 chromosome 23, fCheRos1.pri, whole genome shotgun sequence DNA.
TCACCCCCAGCAACCACCTACTGTCACGGCGATTGCTGACCAAGACCAACCGTCTGCCGGGCTGGGCGGAGCACGTCTTCCCCGCTCACATGGCCCGGGCCGTCTACGTCCTGGAGGACTCCATCGTcgacccgcacacacacaccttcaccaCCAAGACCTGGAACATCAACCACAACACCCTGATGGTACGTGGTGTGGCGGGTGTGTGTGGTTATTGCTGAGTCACAGGTGTCATGCATgagaacgtgtgtgtgcgtcagaaCTGTTGCCACCTGTCCAGGTGTTACACATCTCTGCTTTTATCTTTCTATGAATAGTTTTTAAATATAAAGTGTATAAACATCGAACACGCTGAGGAGAAGCTCGTCCAGGTGAGTCGATCCACTGCAGACACGCAGCGGCTGACGGTCAGAGAAGGTCACGCAGTGCTGAGAAATACCGGCTGATTCTGGGTGAATGAAGGTCAACGGTACACAGAAGAGAGAAGCTCAAATAAGGGCAACGACAATGCTAATCTGTCAGGTTTCATCAGGAGTCGTTAAGAACGTCATGTTGAGGAAAGGAATTAAAACACTCACAGAGAGACGCCAGTACAATCAGCTGATAATCACCTGGTCAGCCACCGTCAGTCATCAGTACTAACACACATTATTAGACCGTAAACCATCAGTCGCACCAATAACTGACCACCGTCAgagagtgtttctgtgctgagaCCAAACCTTAAAACAGGCGCTCGCTGCGCTCTGCAGGGAACACCTTACACCAAACTCCCTTCAGGAAACACAACGTTTTAACAATTCTGtgttcacagaaacacacgacTCTTCTCATCAAGGATTCAATTCATGACTGTGAGGGAGCTGGGAAGCACCCCCCTCACTAAGagtgaaacatgcacattacTGACACACGCAGCATACCAGCAGTTGCCATTTACCTAATTAGGTTGAGCAGGgggatcagagaggagagaggggaggggttgTAGGGGGATTTTTGTTGAGTTTGGTCGTTGTTTAGTGTTTCTTTAGTTAATTAGGTGGTTTTGTTAACTGTGTCAGGCTGTAGTTATTTGCATTGTGTAGAAtaagtgtcagtgtgttaaagtatacatatatatatatgtgtgtcacTGGGGTGGGAGGAGATTGGCTATAAAAGCCAGGTGAGCAATAGTGCCGTGTGTGAGAAAGGGGGTGGGCGTAGGGTGAAGCTCTTGCTCTGCAATCTGCCATGATTCCCTGCACCTTGGTGACTCTTTTGCCCTGCTGGtttttgtgagctgtgtgttttatgtgtgtgacaATAAGTAAAAACCTGGAGCTCTGGAAAAAAACCCTCATTATTCCATCCTGCTGTGCCCTTTGATTCTGCCTGGTTCATCCAGTTTGTAGAGGTTGAGCACATCCAAACCCTACAATGACGCAAGACATGAAGAGCTGGAACGATAACAGAAATATGTCTCGTAAAAAGAATTTGCAGGGTCCGTGCGAGCAGGTATTCGGCGTATGGGGCGGGAAGGCCCGGTCTCCGGTCGGCAGCCGGTTTGAGAGATTGATCTCTCATTTAGGAAGTGTTGATTGTCTATGTTATATAACTGCATGGCGGCATGATGGCGGCAGCTGCAGCGAGTGCGAACTTACATTTTGACTGAAAAGTGACGCTCGGCGTGTCTCTCAGACGGTGGTCGAGCGGTGTCTGTTTGAGGAGGACCGCGGTCGGCCGTCTTGGACCAAACTGAGGAGAGAGGCCTGTATCTCCTCAGCTGTCTACGGGCTGGCCCGGCCTATACAGGtgagcgcacgcacacacccccACACGCTGCGAGCAGTAGAATGAGACTAACTGACTCACCGTGTCTCTGTACCAGGAGTTTGGTCTCGCCAGGTTTAAAAGTAACCAGGTGAAAGCCATGAAGGGGCTCGAGTTCGCACTGTCCAAGATCCAGAGtaagacgcacacacacacacacacacacacactgcctttaCAGACACATACAGCTGAGAATCACTTTGGCCGAGAGGTGGCCGAGGACAGAGCCGTGGGGTACTCCATAGCTCCACAGTTCATGTCAGAAACATTGAATGTACTGTTGTCGTAGGAAACACTCTGTTTCTTTTCAGGTGAGACTTTAACCATGTGAGATCCTCCAGTCAGCCTCATCAACAGATGACCGTTCATCAGTTTCAGTGGCGCGACGGGCAGATTGAGAAGCTAGAAGATTACTGTTCAACTCAACGACTCGTTAAttcttcttttgtctctgaTTGCATGATTACTTTAGTGACCCAgtaagattagattagattagataaaactttattaatctcacagtggagaaattcatTCGGTTACAacccgtcccagaggacacaaaggcacaaagacagtacaaataattgacatgggaggacagggacaggaggagagataAGTGTCCCTGAGAAggagccaatggagataacAGATTATTTTAGGACAGGAATGTTTCTGTCCACTCgagtctctctggtctcacgcttgctccaaaatgtccaaattaGTGGCCAGATTGAGCCGAACCGACAGTTTCTCCAAGCTGGTGCCCGTCTggcgaaggagctcaggaaATCATCCAGTTTGCGATTGAGCTCACAAACGGCTCGAGTCTGAGCGCCGGCAGCGCTGCACGTTCCCTCGGTCAAGGCGAGCAGCTTGCCAGTTTCCGCCAGCGTCTTCCTTTTTATGCAGTAGATCAGGAAGCTGCCGAAGCCAATCAGCAGAAAGCCTGAAATCATAAATCCAATTATGTGTCTACAACATCCTCAACGGAAAGGACGACAGACACACGGTCCTCCGCTCCTCCCAGGAGTCCACCGGCTGCGAGCGTCCCGTCAGGGCGTCGGGGTTCTCCCTCACCCATCTTCATAACGTTCAGGTAGCGTAGGTGTTCTCAGAATGAGCTCACACTgcctgtttcttctcttttatttaattGCAGCTGAGGCACCCGCTCATCTGCATGGCGACCAGGGAGAGTTGTCAGAGAAGCACAAGCCCCTCCCACCACAGACCACGCCCACTCCCACACAGGAGCCCAAACAGTTCGTCTGAACTTCCTGCGTCTGTTGACCACCGAGTCCCCCCCGGCTGCGATCGGGCGCTTCGTGAAGCCGGTCGTCGACTGAAAATAAGGAATGCTGGCGGCTGCGGTCACTCGCAGGGTTCCCTACGAGGGCTGTAAACTGTCGCAGTCAAAGAAGTTTCATTCTTCAAAGTTCCTTCGAtgattctttgttttcttcctcttctggaTCATTCTGCAGTATTTCATTTTCGTGGTGATGGAAACTTTCACACGTGAGGTTTTGTTACttaaaatgagaagaaatgtcTTATTTAGGACAGATTGAACTTCTTATGTTAGATTTAATGACATTTGTAATCGTGCGGCTCAGGAGCTGTCTGCTTTCGTTTTATtcctcattttcaggtttttcatatgaacatttttttttacattttttattgttttcatttataatatttcttattgttttattcatccCAATTACAGTTTTTGTATCATTTTTGCACGTTTCATTGGACTCTTGCCTGCTGAATggattttaaatcatttcactGTACTGAGggtattttctgtatttgtatcAGAAATCATGGAAGTGGTTTAATTTCTGTACATGAACGTTGCATCAGATCAGCTTCAGTCTGTTTAGAATTAAATTGTTTTACAGATAGAGGATTCGTGTAATGAACATTTCCTACAGTTGAGAACAGGCTTTTCCCTGCATCgtcgccctctggtggtcagcTCCTgacatttcactttgacattataATCGTTATTTTCCTACCGGTTGGTTCGGTGGCACCTGCAGTGGTTGAATTAAACATTAAAGCAgctcatttatgtgtttatagtgcagccaaacaaactggGGTTATTTTTCAGTCAATAATATTAATTCCAACCTCCATGTGTTCATCCTGCACACGAGCCACGCCACACAACAGGACACAGTAAAGAAACGGGTCGTGCTGCAGAGGAGTTGGCTGCTCCTCACTCTTCCATGACTCCCCGACATATTTACAGCTCCCCAGCTCAAAGTCTAATTTTGAAGACGCATTTTTGATGAACGATCGCGCGTCAACATTAGCACCAACTTAATCCAGATGTGATTCGGCTGCGAAGAGTGAATGGAAACAGAGTTCAGTCAGATAAATTACAAACCTGCCGCATCCTTCCCGTCTGTCAGCACCAACAACTGCTCGACTGTAATATACTGGCCGAGCATTTTTTTATcttgcagctgctgttggtgctgtGGTAAATACGCGTCTGATCGGTTCACACAACCCACGATGCATTTCTCAAAGATTGAATCGTCTGCATTTCTGAAGTCATGCGACCTGACCAGTTGCCTCCAGCGTCAAcgatctgcagcagcagctgttagtTAGCTTGATGTTTCTGTGGTAAAAAGTTTTAAGAGCTCCGACGTCTATAAAATACTCAGAATAATCATTTCTGTGTGATTTGGTTTTTCCTGCATAGAGCTACACTGAGCCCTCAATATACAGCAGAGATGCTAAAGCCACTGTCTCGTATGAACTCCGGACAGCGTCCGCAGAGTCCGAGTTTCCCAGCGAGTCCACCTCTCACGCACGAAGCATGTTTGTCCTGCTGGACGTGCTCTCACTTCCGGGAAATACTTCGTTTGCTTTAGGCGAGGGGCGGAGCCTGGGCGGAGCGtgacggaggaggagggtgaCTCACATGGAGACTGTTGCATTGATATCCATGCCACATTTATTTGGACGCGTCTGCAATATCAGTGAAAGAATGCAAAAGAGTGTGAGCAGCTACACTCAGCGCAACTATTATCTTGTGCTGACAAGATGCTAAACTTCACACAATAATTTGTGCAAGAAAGTTATTCATGCCGGGTGTGTTTCATGGGCAGTCGTGGacaaaaaacactcaaagaAACACTGATGGTTGAAACTGAAAAGAGATTGTTACTGTAGCACCTGAGTAGAAACCGAAGTCAGGAAAGTTCAGTCGCAGGTGGCGTTCTCGAAATGTTTTCCACAGTTTTTATAGTTTTCTTCTCGTCGGCTGATTTGCCGGCTCTCCAAAGTGAGCGACATGTACCAGCTGACGAGCAGCCATGAGGTATGAACGCACTGACATCATCATCCGGCCATGTTGTGGACATGTGCTGATCACATGGTTTCAGAATCCTTCACATACTCACCCCCCTCCTGCTCTCATGTTCCAGAGAACACGTGTCGTCGTCTTGCCTCAGTCAGTGGGGTAAAATCGCCCacagcgacctttgacctctgaatCTATAATCAGTTCATCCTGGAGTGAACATCCTGAGGCACAAAAACGAAGCAGGAACAGGCGAAGACGGAAATGACGTGACGTTCAGAAGCCGTTGCTGGCGAACCACTTCGC
It encodes the following:
- the LOC121626584 gene encoding PRELI domain-containing protein 1, mitochondrial-like, encoding MGRYFHSEVDVKSPWHQVLAAFWQRYPNPYSAHVLTEDVLYREVTPSNHLLSRRLLTKTNRLPGWAEHVFPAHMARAVYVLEDSIVDPHTHTFTTKTWNINHNTLMTVVERCLFEEDRGRPSWTKLRREACISSAVYGLARPIQEFGLARFKSNQVKAMKGLEFALSKIQTEAPAHLHGDQGELSEKHKPLPPQTTPTPTQEPKQFV